DNA sequence from the Mesoaciditoga lauensis cd-1655R = DSM 25116 genome:
TATGAAAACGCCATGCAAGATGCGAAGAAATTCCCAGTATGTTATTATGTATTCATAATAAACGAAAGGAGAGAGTCGCTAATGGAAAAGCTCTCAAATGAAAAGCATTTTTTCTCATTCTCACCTTCTAACACACCCGCTATGAAAGTGAAATCTGGAAGCGTGGTAGAAATAGAAACCATGGATTGTTTTTCCAATCAGATCACAAATTCCTCAGATACTATAGAAAAACTCGATTGGGCAAAGATAAATCCTGCTACTGGCCCTATTTTCGTTGAAGGTGCTAAAGAGGGAGATGCTTTAAAAGTGGATATTCTCGATATTTCCGTCGCACCTCAGGGAGTAATGCTGGCAGGAGAAAATGAAGGAACTCTTGGCCATCTTCTCAAAGGTATACAAATCAAAATCATCCCCATAAAAGAGGATAAAGCCATTTTTGACTCAAAACTTTCGATCCCTCTTAACAAAATGGTAGGTGTGATAGGTGTGGCACCAGAAAAAGAAGAAATCCCTTGTGGAACTCCAGGTTCACATGGAGGAAATATGGACAACCTGATGATAACTAAGGGTTCCACACTTTATCTTCCTGTATTTGTAGAAGGAGCTCTTTTTGGCTTGGGAGATTTACATGCCGCGATGGGTGATGGAGAAATAGGGGTAACTGGTGTGGAAGTGAGTGGAAAAGTTAGAGTGCGCCTACAAGTACAGCGGGGATT
Encoded proteins:
- a CDS encoding acetamidase/formamidase family protein, with translation MEKLSNEKHFFSFSPSNTPAMKVKSGSVVEIETMDCFSNQITNSSDTIEKLDWAKINPATGPIFVEGAKEGDALKVDILDISVAPQGVMLAGENEGTLGHLLKGIQIKIIPIKEDKAIFDSKLSIPLNKMVGVIGVAPEKEEIPCGTPGSHGGNMDNLMITKGSTLYLPVFVEGALFGLGDLHAAMGDGEIGVTGVEVSGKVRVRLQVQRGLKIQDPLLLNDEHFTTIASAQTTDEALKKATENMALILKGRLPINLHEIVMLMSAVGQAQICQMVDPLRTARFVMPQWVLKKYDFNL